One region of Bactrocera neohumeralis isolate Rockhampton chromosome 5, APGP_CSIRO_Bneo_wtdbg2-racon-allhic-juicebox.fasta_v2, whole genome shotgun sequence genomic DNA includes:
- the LOC126759420 gene encoding glucose dehydrogenase [FAD, quinone]-like yields the protein MPLPLLEAQCAAQSIGPFNTMVSALIQALLAAQCAISPPELWPPDYANALLGRTQADEYDFVVVGAGSAGSVIASRLSENPAWKVLVLEAGGDPPQESEVPGVLFSLEHTNVTWNYLTEYSNKACWGLVDRRCYWPRGKMIGGSGGVNGMLYVRGHRGDYDSWAQAGNTGWGWNDVLPYFERSVHPLGNDTHPRGYVTLSAFPVNDPDIEQMIYAGTAELGIPRVHLFTDGSETGYSNLPGTIMNGRRMSPSKGHLASVAKRPNLQVIKNAHVTKLNFDKSGRNVRSVSFTVRNERKMRVSVGKELVLSAGAIESPKLLMLSGVGPAAHLKTMQIPLVHDLPIGDNLNDHAQVVTFLKLNEGLAYKLTPQDSFDSTYNYLIHRSGPLTSHGTASLTGFVNTLKNSPYPDVEFHHFIVRRGDFAGLEIFLHGLSINDYFKAQIRSAIELSDILGMFNILSTPKSSGNLRLRSADYKDSPILTHNYFNDAEDVATLLRAIRFQEQLLKTAAYRAMNASLVLPTIAECDAFGLQSDAYWRCYIKYFSSTTYHQSGTVKMAPATDDTSCVDPRLSLRGVNNLRVVDASIMPKVPSANTNAATIMIAEKAADFIRQDWLDVWQPFY from the exons ATGCCGCTGCCGCTGTTGGAAGCTCAGTGCGCCGCACAGAGCATTGGTCCCTTCAATACTATGGTCAGCGCGTTAATACAAGCGCTGCTCGCGGCCCAATGCGCTATCTCGCCACCCGAGTTGTGGCCACCGGACTACGCGAATGCATTGCTGGGACGCACTCAGGCAGATGAGTATGATTTTGTGGTGGTTGGCGCAGGTTCGGCGGGTTCAGTAATAGCCAGTCGGTTAAGCGAGAATCCAGCGTGGAAAGTGTTGGTGTTGGAGGCAGGCGGTGATCCGCCGCAAGAATCTGAG GTGCCCGgcgttttattttctttggagCACACAAATGTCACTTGGAATTACTTGACTGAGTATAGCAACAAGGCCTGCTGGGGTTTGGTTGATCGGCGCTGTTATTGGCCGCGTGGTAAAATGATTGGTGGTTCGGGTGGTGTTAATGGTATGCTATATGTGCGTGGGCATCGCGGTGATTACGACAGCTGGGCTCAGGCCGGTAATACAGGTTGGGGTTGGAACGATGTGCTGCCGTATTTTGAACGTTCCGTGCACCCATTAGGTAATGATACGCATCCGCGGGGTTATGTAACACTCAGTGCATTTCCAGTCAACGATCCGGATATAGAACAAATGATCTATGCAGGCACCGCAGAACTGGGCATACCACGTGTACACTTATTCACCGACGGCAGTGAGACCGGATACTCCAACTTACCGGGTACAATAATGAATGGGCGTCGCATGAGTCCAAGCAAGGGGCATTTGGCGAGTGTTGCTAAGCGCCCAAACTTGCAAGTGATTAAAAATGCACACGTGACCAAACTGAATTTCGACAAGAGTGGTAGAAATGTACGCTCCGTTAGCTTCACTGTGCGAAATGAGAGAAAAATGCGCGTGAGTGTTGGTAAGGAGCTGGTTTTGTCGGCGGGTGCAATTGAATCGCCAAAACTTTTAATGCTGTCTGGCGTTGGACCGGCAGCGCACTTGAAGACAATGCAGATACCACTTGTGCATGATTTGCCAATCGGTGATAATCTGAATGATCACGCGCAGGTTGTGACTTTCTTAAAACTGAACGAAGGTCTAGCATATAAACTTACGCCTCAAGATAGCTTCGATAGCACATACAATTATCTCATACATCGTAGCGGACCGCTAACATCACACGGCACAGCCTCACTCACCGGTTTCGTCAACACGCTTAAGAATAGCCCTTATCCTGACGTAGAATTTCATCATTTCATTGTGCGTCGTGGCGATTTCGCTGGCCTGGAAATATTTCTCCACGGTCTTAGCATCAACGATTACTTTAAGGCACAAATACGCAGCGCTATTGAGCTTTCCGATATTTTGGGCATGTTTAATATACTCTCAACACCAAAATCCAGCGGAAATTTACGGCTGCGCAGCGCGGATTACAAGGATTCTCCAATATTAACACACAACTACTTCAATGATGCGGAAGATGTGGCCACGTTACTGCGCGCCATACGCTTCCAAGAGCAACTATTGAAGACCGCAGCCTATAGAGCAATGAATGCTAGCCTAGTACTGCCCACAATCGCTGAGTGCGACGCTTTTGGCTTGCAGAGCGATGCTTATTGGCGttgttacataaaatatttctcttcCACCACCTATCATCAGTCGGGCACGGTGAAAATGGCGCCCGCAACCGATGACACCAGCTGTGTGGATCCACGTTTAAGTCTACGCGGTGTGAACAATTTGCGTGTGGTCGATGCTAGCATAATGCCCAAAGTGCCCAGCGCAAATACAAATGCGGCTACGATTATGATTGCCGAAAAGGCAGCCGACTTCATTCGACAGGATTGGCTTGATGTGTGGCAGCCCTTCTACTAA